A single window of Maylandia zebra isolate NMK-2024a linkage group LG2, Mzebra_GT3a, whole genome shotgun sequence DNA harbors:
- the hrh2a gene encoding histamine receptor H2a isoform X1 has translation MLSKVMLAFILILLILLTVAGNVLVCLAVCASRRLRCLTNCFILSLAVTDLLLGLLVLPFSALLQLNEEWPLGAVFCNFYISMDVMLCTASILTLLAISVDRYLAVTMPLRYASLVLPWRVAVAMASVWTVSLAVSFLPIQMGWNTVNGTVQNHGPWASEGKCRFELNRPYVLTDSLLTFYLPLVAMCWTYLRILRIARAQAKRIVSERPTCITSYNCRSNSSTTTTVISSITVVALREHKATVTLAAVIGAFVVCWLPYFILFTVLGLQEHPDPGTVPEYSIVLWLGYANSALNPILYGALNRDFRSAYTHLLRCRCPMYSRWRSQQISPSVSAGKAVQTRDQLTEVTLLCGHTPATCRAGLTHQNVMLQEMNSRTATTSIQFANGTATTDVSGDGSEPRLC, from the exons ATGTTGTCCAAAGTAATGCTGGCCTTCATCTTGATCCTTCTCATCCTCCTGACTGTCGCTGGTAATGTACTTGTGTGCCTGGCTGTCTGTGCCTCTCGACGTCTCCGCTGCCTCACtaactgtttcattttgtcgctgGCTGTGACAGACCTGCTGCTCGGCCTCTTAGTCCTCCCTTTCTCTGCTCTCCTACAGCTAAATGAAGAGTGGCCACTTGGCGCAGTCTTCTGCAACTTCTATATCTCCATGGATGTTATGTTGTGCACTGCCTCCATCCTCACCCTTCTGGCAATCAGTGTCGATCGCTACCTGGCAGTGACCATGCCTCTGAGATATGCATCACTGGTGTTACCGTGGAGAGTTGCTGTAGCCATGGCGAGTGTCTGGACTGTGTCTCTGGCCGTGTCTTTCTTGCCCATCCAAATGGGATGGAACACCGTTAACGGGACAGTGCAGAACCACGGGCCTTGGGCTTCGGAGGGGAAATGTCGTTTTGAACTGAACAGACCGTATGTGCTTACTGACTCTCTCCTCACCTTCTACCTGCCTCTGGTGGCTATGTGCTGGACCTACCTCAGAATACTTCGCATTGCACGTGCACAGGCCAAGCGCATTGTCAGTGAACGGCCCACTTGCATCACCAGCTACAACTGCAGGAGCAATTCTTCCACTACCACCACTGTGATTTCCAGCATTACAGTTGTGGCACTGCGGGAGCACAAAGCCACAGTGACACTGGCAGCAGTGATTGGGGCTTTTGTGGTGTGCTGGTTACCTTATTTCATCCTATTCACAGTGCTGGGCTTACAGGAGCATCCAGACCCTGGCACAGTGCCAGAATATTCCATTGTGCTGTGGCTAGGCTATGCCAACTCAGCCCTAAATCCAATCCTCTACGGAGCCCTCAACAGGGACTTCAGGTCAGCCTATACCCATCTACTGAGATGCCGATGCCCTATGTACAGCAGGTGGAGGAGCCAGCAGATATCCCCTTCTGTATCAGCAGGTAAAGCTGTTCAAA CCAGAGACCAGCTTACAGAGGTAACGCTGCTGTGCGGCCACACCCCTGCCACCTGCAGAGCAGGTCTAACACATCAAAACGTCATGCTTCAAGAAATGAACAGCAGGACAGCCACAACATCTATTCAATTTGCAAATGGCACTGCTACCACAGATGTCAGTGGTGATGGAAG TGAACCCAGGTTGTGCTGA
- the hrh2a gene encoding histamine receptor H2a isoform X2 has protein sequence MLSKVMLAFILILLILLTVAGNVLVCLAVCASRRLRCLTNCFILSLAVTDLLLGLLVLPFSALLQLNEEWPLGAVFCNFYISMDVMLCTASILTLLAISVDRYLAVTMPLRYASLVLPWRVAVAMASVWTVSLAVSFLPIQMGWNTVNGTVQNHGPWASEGKCRFELNRPYVLTDSLLTFYLPLVAMCWTYLRILRIARAQAKRIVSERPTCITSYNCRSNSSTTTTVISSITVVALREHKATVTLAAVIGAFVVCWLPYFILFTVLGLQEHPDPGTVPEYSIVLWLGYANSALNPILYGALNRDFRSAYTHLLRCRCPMYSRWRSQQISPSVSAARDQLTEVTLLCGHTPATCRAGLTHQNVMLQEMNSRTATTSIQFANGTATTDVSGDGSEPRLC, from the exons ATGTTGTCCAAAGTAATGCTGGCCTTCATCTTGATCCTTCTCATCCTCCTGACTGTCGCTGGTAATGTACTTGTGTGCCTGGCTGTCTGTGCCTCTCGACGTCTCCGCTGCCTCACtaactgtttcattttgtcgctgGCTGTGACAGACCTGCTGCTCGGCCTCTTAGTCCTCCCTTTCTCTGCTCTCCTACAGCTAAATGAAGAGTGGCCACTTGGCGCAGTCTTCTGCAACTTCTATATCTCCATGGATGTTATGTTGTGCACTGCCTCCATCCTCACCCTTCTGGCAATCAGTGTCGATCGCTACCTGGCAGTGACCATGCCTCTGAGATATGCATCACTGGTGTTACCGTGGAGAGTTGCTGTAGCCATGGCGAGTGTCTGGACTGTGTCTCTGGCCGTGTCTTTCTTGCCCATCCAAATGGGATGGAACACCGTTAACGGGACAGTGCAGAACCACGGGCCTTGGGCTTCGGAGGGGAAATGTCGTTTTGAACTGAACAGACCGTATGTGCTTACTGACTCTCTCCTCACCTTCTACCTGCCTCTGGTGGCTATGTGCTGGACCTACCTCAGAATACTTCGCATTGCACGTGCACAGGCCAAGCGCATTGTCAGTGAACGGCCCACTTGCATCACCAGCTACAACTGCAGGAGCAATTCTTCCACTACCACCACTGTGATTTCCAGCATTACAGTTGTGGCACTGCGGGAGCACAAAGCCACAGTGACACTGGCAGCAGTGATTGGGGCTTTTGTGGTGTGCTGGTTACCTTATTTCATCCTATTCACAGTGCTGGGCTTACAGGAGCATCCAGACCCTGGCACAGTGCCAGAATATTCCATTGTGCTGTGGCTAGGCTATGCCAACTCAGCCCTAAATCCAATCCTCTACGGAGCCCTCAACAGGGACTTCAGGTCAGCCTATACCCATCTACTGAGATGCCGATGCCCTATGTACAGCAGGTGGAGGAGCCAGCAGATATCCCCTTCTGTATCAGCAG CCAGAGACCAGCTTACAGAGGTAACGCTGCTGTGCGGCCACACCCCTGCCACCTGCAGAGCAGGTCTAACACATCAAAACGTCATGCTTCAAGAAATGAACAGCAGGACAGCCACAACATCTATTCAATTTGCAAATGGCACTGCTACCACAGATGTCAGTGGTGATGGAAG TGAACCCAGGTTGTGCTGA